One genomic region from Bacteroidota bacterium encodes:
- a CDS encoding DUF5106 domain-containing protein translates to MKTLKHLLSLILFFVFANIAFAGGDNAYNIIFKIKGAIKDSNYYLANSFADKHYIQDTAKVDANGLLIFTGKEKLEEGLYVLILPKKKSFELIIDKTQNFKLETDTTDFMKYMKVTGSDDNKVYYEYVSFLIAKQKEAGPLREQLQRVKNNKDSTKMLSDKMNKIDKEVKSYFQNFVKQHPKTLTAKMIATMLDPEIPAAPILSNGRPDSTFAWRYMRAHFWDNYDFSDERLLYTPILHSKMKQFIDNMTYPFPDSVAAALDIIVEKSRANKEVFRYVVASQTFAYESSNLMGMDAVFVHLVEKYYMTKQAFWVDSAQLVKINEHAIALKPLLIGKYAPNLTLKDSSMHDVTLYDIKAPYTIIYFWDYNCSHCKKVTPVLLEWWHKTKFNAVKIFAVGTETDAAPWKKYIIENKLDWINIYDPYAQSGFRSKYNIISTPVMIIMDENKKIVANRRLESDQLDGFFEHLINQKVIDKKN, encoded by the coding sequence ATGAAAACTTTAAAGCACCTTCTTTCCCTGATCTTGTTCTTCGTGTTTGCCAACATCGCTTTTGCCGGAGGCGATAACGCATATAACATTATATTTAAAATTAAGGGCGCGATCAAAGATTCAAACTATTACCTGGCAAACAGTTTCGCTGATAAACATTACATACAGGATACTGCGAAAGTTGATGCAAACGGACTACTAATATTTACAGGTAAGGAAAAATTAGAAGAAGGCCTTTATGTGCTTATCCTTCCTAAAAAGAAAAGTTTCGAACTTATTATTGATAAGACCCAGAACTTCAAATTGGAAACGGACACAACCGACTTTATGAAGTACATGAAAGTAACAGGGTCGGACGACAATAAAGTATATTATGAATATGTATCATTTCTCATTGCCAAACAAAAGGAAGCGGGACCTTTACGGGAGCAGCTTCAAAGAGTTAAAAACAATAAAGATTCCACTAAAATGCTTAGTGACAAGATGAATAAAATTGATAAAGAAGTAAAATCATATTTTCAGAATTTTGTTAAACAGCATCCCAAAACACTCACAGCTAAAATGATAGCCACAATGTTGGATCCGGAAATACCTGCGGCACCCATTCTTTCAAACGGCCGCCCTGACTCCACATTCGCGTGGCGCTATATGCGCGCCCATTTTTGGGACAATTATGATTTTTCGGATGAACGCCTGTTGTATACGCCGATCTTACACAGCAAGATGAAACAATTTATTGATAACATGACCTACCCTTTCCCGGACTCAGTGGCAGCCGCTCTTGATATTATCGTTGAAAAATCACGCGCCAACAAAGAAGTCTTCCGGTATGTTGTCGCCAGCCAAACCTTCGCTTATGAATCCTCGAATCTGATGGGAATGGATGCCGTATTTGTTCACCTGGTAGAAAAGTATTACATGACCAAACAGGCTTTTTGGGTGGATTCTGCCCAACTTGTCAAGATCAATGAACACGCCATCGCCCTGAAACCATTACTGATAGGGAAATATGCTCCCAACCTTACCCTTAAGGATTCGTCAATGCACGATGTTACTTTATACGACATAAAAGCACCTTATACGATTATTTATTTTTGGGACTACAACTGTAGTCATTGCAAAAAGGTTACTCCGGTACTGCTGGAATGGTGGCACAAAACAAAGTTCAATGCAGTAAAAATATTTGCGGTAGGCACCGAGACGGATGCCGCCCCCTGGAAAAAATATATTATTGAAAACAAACTGGATTGGATAAATATATATGACCCCTATGCTCAATCAGGATTCAGAAGCAAATACAACATTATAAGCACTCCGGTTATGATCATTATGGACGAGAATAAAAAGATAGTCGCTAACAGGCGACTTGAATCAGATCAACTGGATGGCTTTTTTGAACATCTTATCAATCAGAAGGTGATCGATAAAAAAAATTGA
- a CDS encoding four-helix bundle copper-binding protein: protein MENKQITDELYFCAAQCTRCYDACQIEKEKDKLQRCMMLDQDCADICRLTGQLLERNSENTELFLKLCGEICERCATECEKHSDLEHCKRCAEACRKCAETCHNQQPVH from the coding sequence ATGGAAAACAAACAAATTACAGATGAACTGTATTTCTGCGCCGCGCAATGCACCAGATGCTATGATGCCTGCCAGATAGAAAAGGAGAAAGATAAATTACAACGCTGTATGATGCTCGACCAGGACTGCGCCGATATATGCCGGCTAACTGGTCAGCTTTTAGAAAGAAACTCTGAAAACACAGAGCTTTTTCTAAAATTATGTGGTGAAATCTGCGAACGGTGTGCGACAGAATGCGAAAAGCACTCCGACTTAGAACATTGTAAAAGATGCGCAGAGGCGTGCCGTAAATGTGCCGAAACGTGCCATAATCAACAGCCCGTGCATTAA
- a CDS encoding DUF349 domain-containing protein, which translates to MQIDEKNKPIPDEAIPVSSESQLLPDIDEVTDGNAAETIVSEDELASMSKSQLADKLEELLAPEDVMSEVDIINLIKSAYDRLVKEEYAHKLKIFTQDGSPEEDFTPRIDPLDEKVERLYKEFNKKKAELRRQKEKTLQDNLSTKRLIIDELRELLKSEDHFSKAYNKFQALQSKWRATGNVPRQDMHTLQENHHFLTGKFYEIVKISNELRELDRKKNLEIKNELCEKADKLVEEPSLKKALDSLRFLQEEWRTSNNLSKELSDPLWQRFKAATDKIYERRKEHVAQVKQLQQANLAAKIALCEQLDKLAETDLSSYKLCRAASEKAETIWAEWQKIGFVPKSDNGECWKRFKKARQHFYNVLDAFYARQRREFGQNLQKKIDICVRAESLQENTDWAATAEILKKMQVEWQAIGPVAVKDSQPIWNRFRKACDHFFENKNKEIKEKENALLANVQAKQAITTRVDQLQPSGDMNQNLEELKKIQEEWAASGPVPVREIDRLNNTFGKAVENFLEKIKDSTPGQEKIFYRLKYEQMRKYPQGQEQIKRERFAIQDKIKKLEAEANQLETNLGFFGKSKKANPILDEYTKKLEEVKQDLGKLREQIKSIPSI; encoded by the coding sequence ATGCAAATAGACGAAAAAAATAAACCTATCCCGGATGAGGCCATTCCTGTTTCCTCCGAGTCTCAATTATTACCTGATATAGATGAAGTAACGGATGGAAATGCAGCTGAAACCATTGTATCAGAAGACGAACTGGCATCAATGAGTAAATCGCAGCTCGCGGATAAGCTGGAAGAACTTCTTGCACCCGAAGATGTAATGTCAGAAGTGGATATTATAAACCTGATCAAGTCAGCCTATGATAGATTGGTTAAAGAAGAGTACGCGCACAAGTTGAAAATCTTTACACAGGACGGAAGCCCGGAAGAAGACTTCACCCCACGCATTGATCCATTGGATGAGAAAGTCGAACGCCTTTATAAGGAATTTAATAAAAAGAAAGCTGAACTGCGCAGACAAAAGGAAAAAACACTGCAGGATAATCTATCAACCAAAAGACTCATCATTGATGAATTAAGAGAACTGTTAAAGAGCGAAGATCATTTTTCAAAAGCATATAATAAATTTCAGGCTCTCCAAAGTAAGTGGCGCGCAACGGGGAATGTACCCAGGCAGGACATGCATACCCTGCAGGAGAACCATCATTTTCTTACCGGAAAATTCTACGAAATAGTAAAGATCAGCAATGAGCTGCGCGAGCTTGACCGCAAAAAAAATCTTGAAATTAAAAATGAGCTCTGTGAAAAAGCGGATAAACTTGTTGAAGAGCCCTCATTGAAAAAAGCGCTTGACAGCCTTCGCTTTTTACAGGAAGAATGGCGTACATCAAATAACCTGAGTAAAGAGTTAAGCGATCCCTTATGGCAACGCTTTAAAGCCGCAACCGATAAAATATATGAGCGAAGAAAAGAACATGTGGCGCAGGTAAAACAACTGCAGCAAGCCAATCTTGCAGCCAAAATTGCCTTATGCGAACAACTGGACAAGCTGGCAGAAACTGATCTTTCCTCTTATAAATTATGCAGGGCGGCTTCTGAAAAAGCAGAAACAATATGGGCCGAATGGCAAAAAATCGGCTTTGTTCCTAAAAGTGATAACGGTGAGTGTTGGAAAAGATTTAAAAAAGCGCGCCAGCACTTTTACAATGTACTCGATGCATTTTATGCCAGGCAGCGTCGCGAATTCGGACAAAACCTGCAAAAGAAAATTGATATTTGTGTCAGAGCGGAATCATTGCAGGAAAATACCGACTGGGCCGCGACAGCGGAAATACTTAAAAAAATGCAGGTCGAATGGCAAGCTATAGGCCCGGTGGCTGTTAAGGATTCACAACCAATATGGAACCGGTTCAGGAAAGCCTGCGATCATTTCTTTGAAAATAAAAACAAGGAAATAAAAGAAAAGGAGAATGCACTTTTGGCGAATGTACAGGCAAAACAGGCAATAACAACAAGGGTTGATCAACTGCAACCATCAGGCGATATGAACCAAAACCTGGAAGAGCTTAAAAAGATACAGGAAGAATGGGCTGCTTCAGGACCTGTTCCGGTGAGAGAAATTGACAGGCTCAATAACACATTTGGAAAAGCCGTAGAAAATTTTCTTGAAAAAATAAAAGACAGTACTCCCGGACAGGAAAAAATATTTTACCGGCTTAAGTACGAGCAAATGCGTAAATACCCTCAGGGACAGGAACAGATAAAGCGAGAACGATTCGCTATACAGGATAAAATCAAGAAACTGGAAGCTGAAGCAAACCAGTTGGAAACCAACCTGGGCTTTTTTGGAAAATCAAAAAAGGCAAATCCAATCCTGGATGAATACACGAAAAAACTGGAAGAAGTGAAGCAAGACCTTGGTAAACTGCGGGAACAAATAAAATCAATTCCTTCTATTTAA
- a CDS encoding alpha/beta hydrolase has translation METKEINIPVRNLTLKGHLNIPLGANSLVIFSHGSGSSRFSARNNYVAEILNKEKIATLLVDLLTESEDRIFENRFNIYLLTKRLITVTSYIHQLPELKKLPIGYFGASTGAASALQAAAQLNDLIHAIVSCGVRPDLAGTLIQVEAPTLLIVGSLDTSVIELNEQAYSLLRCEKRMEIVEGASHLFEEPGKLDKVAELATKWLKKHLVNPKIKTHAVSEST, from the coding sequence ATGGAAACAAAGGAAATTAATATTCCGGTCAGAAACCTCACGTTAAAAGGTCACTTAAATATTCCTTTGGGGGCTAATTCCCTTGTTATATTTTCTCATGGAAGCGGCAGCAGTCGTTTCAGCGCCAGAAATAATTATGTTGCAGAAATATTGAACAAAGAAAAAATCGCAACACTACTCGTCGATCTGCTAACAGAGAGCGAAGACCGTATTTTTGAAAATCGTTTTAATATTTACTTGCTTACCAAACGTCTTATTACTGTTACCTCATATATTCACCAATTACCTGAACTGAAAAAACTTCCCATCGGTTATTTTGGAGCGAGTACAGGCGCGGCTTCGGCATTGCAAGCTGCGGCACAATTAAACGACCTGATCCATGCCATCGTTTCATGCGGCGTCCGCCCCGATCTGGCCGGTACATTAATCCAGGTAGAAGCGCCCACATTACTAATTGTTGGCAGCCTGGATACCAGTGTTATTGAACTAAATGAACAGGCGTATTCCTTACTTCGTTGCGAAAAGAGAATGGAAATTGTGGAAGGAGCATCTCATTTATTTGAAGAACCGGGAAAACTCGATAAAGTTGCCGAATTGGCTACTAAATGGCTCAAAAAGCATCTTGTAAATCCTAAAATTAAAACTCATGCTGTTTCAGAATCGACATGA
- a CDS encoding leucine-rich repeat domain-containing protein, translating into MKRIAAVLLLFVLGLKISTAQIASGKDQLYNKLYQQEELTVDMTNPEYVGLVLDKIHEFKNLRSIEFEGEANENTLKKVFYRLSVLKNLANITLRDNELKKMPDNVKNIKTLTSLTIEGNNNLDFDDMFDKLSEINLVGLKLIDNDFKNDPKGISEISSLRSLTLSGSSRLNYEKLIDNLSKLPALDSLSLPINFITQLPQNIFRLKSLKQLDVSNNVLSELPEGVSSLKAINNLSINGNIIVNQFRELEKFRDADIKYLSIDKEISGDEIEQIKRMFPKAEINYPVYEEDDDSQMTAIVPATDRIVPKKTEEKAGNLVVKKDFSILSAAYLNYPDIFRSVHYNFDTLLFNERYADASYINTTKRVRSNYAGGRFSLYKMKGRRKEVAFNIGSRYSRAIDFNELTAFNGMHWVYNGELTKKQFLKKYIKKKEWNDVRISFDNNNSQFSIELKNDKGFEKISAYPIYNKGTLEKSREAYNRRFSNYQKALVRRAKRFEKNLLKDKKRYDNDYILVKQKAWDELLLQMSNEERVMTEKQWLEYYDNIITNEKLALNNSSLQLEYFERGMKIRGYNSTILRNNNSKKSQITYGKLISVSVEFIDENGGGKLAVKNVITIDKMGNRYYQSEGGLGLSPNNIIFWQNANNVIIVELRNGTLGIVSTSEINSKKIPVKSELLELKTKVLDKNLDTMADIFKTIGLE; encoded by the coding sequence GTGAAAAGAATAGCAGCCGTCCTCTTATTATTTGTTCTGGGTTTAAAGATTAGTACAGCACAAATTGCATCAGGCAAGGATCAATTGTACAATAAGCTGTATCAGCAGGAAGAACTGACGGTTGATATGACCAACCCCGAATACGTTGGTCTGGTTTTAGATAAGATACATGAGTTTAAAAATCTCCGATCAATTGAATTCGAAGGCGAAGCCAACGAAAACACTTTAAAGAAAGTTTTTTACCGGCTCTCTGTTTTAAAAAACCTTGCAAACATAACCTTGCGCGACAATGAACTAAAGAAGATGCCGGACAATGTTAAGAACATTAAAACTTTAACATCTTTAACAATTGAAGGCAACAATAATCTTGATTTTGATGATATGTTTGATAAACTTTCAGAGATCAACCTTGTCGGATTAAAATTGATCGACAATGATTTTAAAAATGATCCTAAAGGGATATCGGAAATAAGCTCGCTGAGAAGTTTAACGCTCAGCGGAAGCAGCCGGTTGAATTATGAAAAACTGATAGATAACCTGTCAAAGCTGCCTGCATTGGATTCTCTTTCCCTTCCTATAAATTTTATTACTCAGCTGCCCCAGAATATTTTCCGGCTAAAATCGTTAAAGCAATTGGATGTAAGCAACAACGTACTCAGTGAATTGCCAGAAGGAGTATCATCCTTAAAAGCTATAAACAATTTAAGTATTAATGGTAATATTATTGTAAACCAATTTCGGGAGCTGGAAAAATTCAGGGATGCTGACATTAAATATTTGTCAATTGATAAGGAGATCAGCGGGGATGAAATTGAGCAAATAAAAAGGATGTTTCCCAAAGCTGAAATCAACTACCCTGTATATGAAGAGGATGATGATTCACAGATGACTGCCATTGTTCCTGCTACAGATAGAATTGTCCCTAAAAAAACTGAAGAAAAAGCGGGGAACCTTGTAGTAAAAAAGGATTTCAGCATACTGTCGGCAGCGTATCTTAATTACCCGGATATTTTCCGGTCGGTACACTACAATTTTGACACACTTTTGTTCAACGAACGATACGCTGACGCCTCTTATATAAATACCACAAAACGTGTTAGGAGTAATTATGCTGGGGGACGGTTCTCGCTTTACAAAATGAAGGGTAGGAGAAAGGAGGTCGCTTTCAATATTGGTTCAAGGTATTCCAGAGCGATCGATTTCAATGAGCTGACTGCCTTTAACGGTATGCATTGGGTGTATAACGGTGAATTAACTAAAAAACAATTTTTAAAAAAATATATTAAGAAAAAGGAGTGGAATGATGTTCGCATCAGCTTCGATAATAATAACAGCCAGTTTTCAATTGAGCTCAAAAATGACAAGGGCTTTGAAAAAATAAGCGCATATCCGATCTATAATAAAGGTACACTGGAAAAAAGTCGTGAAGCATACAACAGGAGATTCTCCAACTACCAGAAAGCATTGGTGCGACGGGCCAAAAGATTTGAGAAAAATCTCTTAAAGGATAAGAAAAGATACGATAACGATTACATTTTAGTTAAGCAAAAGGCCTGGGACGAATTGCTACTGCAAATGAGCAATGAAGAACGTGTAATGACCGAGAAGCAATGGTTGGAATATTACGACAATATTATTACCAATGAGAAGCTGGCATTAAATAATTCTTCCCTTCAACTGGAGTATTTTGAAAGAGGTATGAAGATCAGGGGTTATAACAGCACAATTCTCAGGAACAATAACAGCAAGAAGTCACAAATAACCTATGGAAAACTTATAAGTGTTTCGGTTGAATTTATTGATGAGAATGGCGGCGGAAAATTGGCTGTAAAAAATGTTATTACCATAGATAAAATGGGAAACCGTTATTATCAGAGTGAAGGAGGACTCGGGTTGTCGCCCAACAATATTATATTCTGGCAAAATGCTAATAATGTAATTATTGTAGAACTCAGGAATGGTACATTGGGGATTGTGTCTACTTCAGAAATAAACAGTAAGAAAATACCTGTTAAATCAGAGCTACTCGAATTGAAAACAAAGGTGCTGGATAAGAACCTCGATACGATGGCGGATATTTTTAAAACGATCGGTCTGGAGTAA
- a CDS encoding MFS transporter has product MKQEIPIVKANFTSDQIFVIFILALTQFTVVLDFMVMSPLGDMLMKSMSLTTSQFGFSVSAYAFSAGISGLLTAGFADRFDRKTLLLFFYIGFIAGTLLCGLATSYPLLIAARIVTGVFGGVIGSIAMAIVTDLFPIEQRGRVMGFLMMGFGASQVLGIPISLYLANNWGWQAPFIMIVFLSIIIWIAILIKLQPITKHLEVQNDRNALMHLWHTIAKRDYRIGFLCTALLSIGGFMMMPWGSAFAINNLHVTQQQLPVLFMVSGVSSLIIMPLIGKLSDKMDKFKLFTLASIWMAVIVVVYTNLRPIPFWMVMIVNVILMVGILSRMVPSTALVSALPELQDRGAFMSINSSLQQIAGGIASAVGGLVVIQKDKFSPLEHYDTLGYLIIILTAMTIYMVFRVSKLIPGHKSEKTNP; this is encoded by the coding sequence ATGAAACAAGAGATACCAATAGTTAAAGCTAATTTTACTTCAGATCAGATTTTCGTAATTTTTATTCTTGCGCTCACTCAATTTACTGTTGTGCTTGACTTTATGGTTATGTCGCCACTGGGCGATATGCTTATGAAATCGATGAGTCTCACCACTTCTCAATTTGGATTTTCAGTTTCGGCATACGCATTCAGCGCCGGTATATCCGGCTTACTAACAGCAGGTTTTGCCGACCGCTTCGACCGTAAAACATTATTGCTGTTCTTTTATATTGGATTTATTGCCGGCACTTTACTTTGCGGCCTGGCTACTTCATACCCGCTGCTTATAGCGGCACGTATTGTTACCGGTGTATTTGGCGGAGTTATCGGGTCAATTGCAATGGCCATTGTTACCGACCTGTTCCCAATTGAGCAACGCGGACGCGTGATGGGTTTTTTAATGATGGGCTTTGGAGCCAGTCAGGTATTGGGTATCCCAATTAGTTTATACCTCGCAAATAACTGGGGATGGCAGGCTCCATTTATAATGATTGTTTTCCTCTCCATAATTATATGGATAGCTATTCTCATTAAACTGCAACCAATCACCAAACATCTCGAAGTACAAAATGATCGCAATGCCCTGATGCACCTTTGGCATACCATTGCCAAACGCGATTACAGGATCGGTTTCTTATGTACTGCTTTGCTCTCCATCGGAGGTTTTATGATGATGCCATGGGGAAGCGCGTTTGCAATAAATAACCTGCATGTTACACAACAACAACTTCCTGTTCTTTTTATGGTTTCAGGAGTAAGTTCATTGATCATAATGCCGTTGATTGGAAAGCTTAGCGATAAAATGGATAAGTTTAAATTATTTACACTTGCCTCTATTTGGATGGCAGTTATTGTTGTGGTTTACACCAACCTTAGGCCCATACCCTTTTGGATGGTTATGATAGTGAATGTAATTCTCATGGTTGGTATTTTGAGCCGTATGGTGCCTTCAACAGCATTGGTATCGGCCCTCCCTGAACTCCAGGATCGCGGAGCATTCATGAGTATCAATTCTTCCCTGCAGCAAATTGCGGGCGGAATTGCCTCAGCGGTCGGAGGACTGGTAGTAATCCAAAAAGATAAATTCAGTCCGCTTGAACATTACGATACCCTTGGCTATTTAATTATTATACTCACAGCGATGACCATTTATATGGTATTTCGCGTAAGCAAATTGATACCGGGGCATAAGTCTGAAAAAACGAATCCTTAA
- a CDS encoding glycosyltransferase family 39 protein, whose amino-acid sequence MKYFFYNQYNYNYQFPVYPYLLFLLYNLFGIIPKAGIILNCVFHSLSALLGFQVFHWFTSRSRIQVVKDHALPISFITSLGILFHPLINYYTLMIIHPFSLDLLMMVVSLFLMIRYLKKSDTRNIIIFGFAFGLTLLNRTSFIVLIFPFFLSLILTHSFIHAFRKSFIVLLIGITFLSPWLYRNYSIYHKLSLISSVGLNLWLGIQEKTEGGASLPDGNPYHLIIPSNEWPDIIHLNSEEQSDYFLKKYKKIVVNEPMHVLKMYVIKLKNFWAFRSKIGIEYSNEIKRLIPFYKWGYVIVLFLAIYFLAKSPRDALIIFSIPISLSLLQAIFYVETRHRVIIEPLLLFMATCTVYILNNILSRKKNV is encoded by the coding sequence ATGAAATACTTTTTTTACAACCAGTATAATTATAATTATCAGTTTCCTGTTTATCCTTACCTGTTATTTCTACTCTATAACTTATTTGGTATTATTCCTAAAGCCGGGATCATACTAAATTGTGTTTTTCATTCCTTGTCAGCGCTATTGGGGTTTCAGGTCTTCCATTGGTTCACGTCCAGGAGCAGAATTCAAGTCGTCAAAGATCATGCTTTGCCCATTTCCTTTATTACTTCACTTGGAATATTGTTCCATCCGCTCATCAACTATTACACATTGATGATAATACACCCCTTTTCATTGGATCTGTTAATGATGGTTGTTTCACTTTTCCTGATGATCAGGTATCTAAAAAAGTCCGACACCCGCAATATCATTATTTTTGGTTTCGCCTTTGGATTAACATTGTTAAACAGAACCTCCTTTATTGTATTGATCTTTCCATTTTTTCTTTCCCTGATTTTGACTCATTCATTTATCCATGCGTTTAGGAAATCATTCATTGTACTCCTGATAGGCATTACTTTTTTATCACCCTGGCTTTACAGAAACTACTCCATTTATCACAAGCTGAGCCTTATATCAAGTGTAGGACTAAACTTATGGCTGGGAATACAGGAAAAAACAGAAGGAGGAGCAAGTTTACCGGACGGAAACCCTTATCACTTAATAATACCTTCCAATGAATGGCCGGATATCATTCATCTCAATTCGGAGGAACAATCCGATTATTTTTTAAAAAAATATAAGAAGATCGTAGTCAATGAACCGATGCATGTATTAAAAATGTATGTTATTAAACTAAAAAATTTCTGGGCATTCAGATCGAAAATAGGAATAGAATATAGCAATGAAATTAAACGTTTGATCCCATTTTACAAATGGGGGTATGTGATCGTACTCTTTTTAGCAATTTACTTTCTTGCAAAAAGTCCGAGAGACGCATTGATCATTTTCTCAATCCCTATATCATTATCATTACTCCAGGCAATTTTTTATGTTGAAACCCGGCATCGGGTAATTATTGAACCACTGCTTTTGTTCATGGCAACTTGTACAGTGTATATCTTAAACAACATTTTATCCCGAAAGAAAAATGTTTAA
- a CDS encoding BON domain-containing protein, producing MKTELKIKKHINNEGQTETAVSEIRDYTGYIKTNLPPSSKRSDSDIKNAVLNVIKWNSSIDENKIKIKVRDGWVTLEGYVDWEYQKSRATYLAEDIKGVVGVNNLITVVPVITPALKEKINAAFRAQLLS from the coding sequence ATGAAAACAGAATTGAAAATTAAAAAACATATAAATAATGAGGGCCAAACAGAAACCGCTGTCAGCGAGATCAGAGATTATACCGGTTATATTAAGACAAACCTTCCGCCATCTTCCAAACGAAGCGATTCTGATATTAAAAATGCTGTATTAAATGTTATAAAATGGAACAGCTCAATTGATGAAAACAAAATAAAAATAAAGGTCAGGGATGGATGGGTAACACTGGAAGGTTATGTGGATTGGGAGTATCAAAAATCAAGAGCAACATATTTAGCAGAAGATATTAAAGGCGTTGTGGGAGTTAACAATTTAATTACTGTTGTTCCTGTAATAACCCCGGCATTGAAAGAAAAAATAAATGCCGCCTTTCGGGCGCAACTATTATCCTGA
- a CDS encoding type IX secretion system membrane protein PorP/SprF: protein MQKTLKIIALTLLCGVSFAQQDAQFSQNMFNKLPVNPAYAGTDGAICGTVLLRQQWENFPGAPRTGLIALDAPVFQSTPFHGGAGLTFCQDQLGFDKTTFAKISYSYHRALWAGTVALGFEASMMQKQLNGVWIATDPVAQDASIPDINTGGRKSYDLGLGVYYTNPIGMYFGISSTHLTPSSFKLKAPAANGNPLNVPDDYSFVNAKHVYVMAGCPFPVSRNAEVIPSVLAKTDLTSTQLDLNVRVVWQKRVWGGVSYRLTDAVVAMVGFQNGGFRFGYSFDMTTSAIRNYSNNTHEIMVGYCYQPPIRVKRTMHDNIRNMNFRNGEME, encoded by the coding sequence ATGCAAAAGACACTAAAAATAATAGCACTGACACTTCTATGCGGAGTTTCATTTGCGCAGCAAGACGCACAGTTCAGTCAAAACATGTTCAACAAACTACCTGTCAACCCGGCTTATGCAGGAACCGATGGCGCCATTTGTGGAACAGTATTGTTGAGACAACAATGGGAGAATTTCCCAGGTGCTCCCAGAACAGGACTGATAGCACTTGATGCTCCTGTATTTCAGTCAACTCCATTTCACGGTGGTGCGGGCTTAACGTTTTGCCAGGACCAGCTTGGTTTTGATAAAACCACATTTGCTAAAATCTCCTATTCCTATCATAGAGCATTATGGGCAGGGACTGTAGCCCTGGGATTTGAGGCAAGCATGATGCAAAAGCAATTGAACGGAGTATGGATTGCGACCGATCCTGTTGCTCAGGACGCCTCAATTCCCGATATTAATACCGGAGGAAGGAAATCGTATGATCTCGGACTGGGTGTTTATTATACCAATCCAATAGGCATGTATTTCGGTATTTCATCCACTCATTTAACTCCTTCTTCATTTAAATTAAAAGCCCCTGCAGCTAATGGCAATCCGCTGAATGTACCTGATGATTACAGCTTCGTAAATGCAAAGCATGTGTATGTAATGGCTGGTTGCCCATTCCCGGTTTCAAGGAATGCGGAGGTTATCCCTTCTGTTTTAGCGAAGACAGACCTGACTTCAACACAGCTTGATCTGAATGTAAGGGTTGTTTGGCAAAAAAGGGTATGGGGAGGTGTTTCGTACCGTTTAACGGATGCTGTTGTGGCAATGGTAGGTTTTCAAAATGGAGGATTCAGATTTGGTTATTCATTTGATATGACCACATCAGCCATAAGAAATTACAGCAACAACACGCATGAGATCATGGTAGGCTATTGCTACCAACCACCCATACGGGTAAAACGTACAATGCACGACAACATACGTAATATGAATTTCAGGAATGGGGAAATGGAGTAA
- a CDS encoding sigma-70 family RNA polymerase sigma factor — translation MTLNAAYHLTPEQINKEADLIRQAKEDPSKFALLYNKYHEQIFLFIVRRVESKDDAADITSQVFLKAMLNLKKYQPQGIPFGSWLYRIARNEIYDQNARNIISMVLTVEKEGVREMAAEIEGENNSEEKYNQLQNALTTLSEDELEIIELRYFEKHSFKEVGEIVNITENNAKVKTYRILEKLKNNFTHE, via the coding sequence ATGACTTTGAATGCAGCATATCACCTAACCCCGGAGCAGATCAATAAGGAAGCCGATCTTATCCGGCAGGCGAAGGAAGATCCTTCAAAATTCGCACTCCTGTATAATAAGTACCATGAGCAGATTTTTCTGTTCATAGTAAGAAGGGTAGAGTCGAAGGATGATGCGGCAGATATTACATCACAGGTTTTTTTAAAGGCCATGTTAAACCTTAAAAAATACCAGCCGCAGGGAATTCCTTTTGGTTCCTGGTTATACCGTATCGCACGTAATGAGATCTATGATCAGAACGCACGAAATATAATAAGTATGGTATTAACTGTTGAAAAGGAGGGCGTTCGTGAAATGGCCGCTGAAATAGAAGGAGAGAATAATTCAGAGGAAAAGTATAATCAATTACAGAATGCGCTCACCACACTTTCTGAAGATGAATTGGAAATTATTGAGTTGCGTTATTTTGAAAAACATTCATTTAAGGAAGTAGGAGAAATAGTAAATATCACGGAGAATAACGCGAAGGTTAAAACCTACAGGATATTGGAGAAACTTAAAAATAATTTTACCCATGAATAA